The Cottoperca gobio chromosome 6, fCotGob3.1, whole genome shotgun sequence genome has a segment encoding these proteins:
- the ptdss2 gene encoding phosphatidylserine synthase 2 isoform X1, producing the protein MTKPESKKSGMAAISSTGKCAASAAAAQVNNGLVEPDCPDHSTHIRANVMKQTSRESMNWRNTGVDCEVYDDGTNTFFWRAHTVTVLFILTCALVYVTLLEETPQDTAYNTKRGIVASILVFLCFGVTQAKDGPFTRPHPAYWRFWLCVTVVYELFLIFILFQTVHDGRQFMKYIDPKLGVPLPERDYGGNCLMYDPGNTTDPFHNIWDKMDGFVPAHFLGWYIKTLMIRDWWMCMIISVMFEFLEYSLEHQLPNFSECWWDHWIMDVLLCNGLGIYCGMKTLGWLSMKPYQWQGLWNIPTYKGKIKRIAFQFTPYSWVKFEWKPASNLRRWLAVLGIIFMFLLAELNTFYLKCVLWMPPEHYLVLLRLVFFVNVGGVAMREIYDFMDDPKFHKKLGQQAWLVAAITVTEFLIVVKYDPNTIMLPLPFFITQCWFLGILLIFTWTLWRFFIRDITLRYKETRRRNQEVPTDRERPLGNGNTATPSGRSKLNGSSETVRLRKS; encoded by the exons ATGACCAAGCCCGAGTCGAAGAAAAGCGGCATGGCGGCGATCAGCTCTACCGGCAAGTGCGCCGCATCCGCCGCCGCCGCGCAGGTCAACAACGGTCTGGTCGAGCCGGATTGTCCGGatcacagcacacacatcaGAGCTAATGTGATGAAGCAGACGTCCAGGGAGAGCATGAATTGGAGAAACACTGGAGTGGATTGTGAAGTCTATGACGACGGGACCAACACCTTTTTCTG GCGAGCCCATACTGTGACAGTGCTGTTCATTCTGACCTGTGCTCTGGTCTACGTCACGCTGCTGGAGGAGACACCCCAGGACACGGCCTACAACACTAAGAG AGGGATCGTGGCGAGCATCCTGGTGTTTCTCTGTTTTGGAGTGACGCAAGCCAAAGATGGGCCCTTCACCAGACCACATCCAG cTTACTGGAGGTTCTGGCTTTGCGTCACTGTCGTCTACGAGCTGttcctcatcttcatcctgTTTCAG ACGGTGCATGATGGACGACAGTTCATGAAGTACATTGACCCCAAGCTCGGGGTTCCCCTGCCCGAGCGTGACTATGGAGGAAACTGCCTCATGTACGACCCAGGCAACACCACCGACCCCTTCCACAACATCTGG GACAAGATGGATGGCTTTGTTCCAGCTCACTTCCTGGGATGGTATATCAAG aCTCTGATGATTCGTGATTGGTGGATGTGTATGATAATCAGTGTCATGTTTGAGTTCCTGGAGTACAGCCTGGAGCACCAGTTACCTAACTTCTCAGAGTGCTGGTGGGACCAT TGGATCATGGATGTGTTGCTGTGTAACGGTCTGGGGATCTACTGTGGCATGAAGACCCTGGGCTGGTTGTCCATGAAGCCCTACCAGTGGCAGGGCCTGTGGAACATCCCCACATACAA GGGTAAGATCAAGCGCATAGCGTTCCAGTTCACTCCGTACAGCTGGGTGAAGTTTGAGTGGAAGCCTGCTTCAAACCTCCGTCGCTGGCTTGCTGTGTTAGGCATTATCTTCATG TTCCTCCTGGCAGAGCTGAACACCTTCTACCTGAAGTGTGTGCTGTGGATGCCTCCTGAACACTACCTGGTGCTGCTTCGCCTCGTCTTTTTTGTTAATGTAGGAGGAGTAGCCATGAGGGAAATCTACGACTTCATGGACGACCC GAAGTTCCACAAGAAGCTTGGCCAGCAGGCGTGGCTGGTGGCCGCCATCACAGTCACCGAGTTCCTCATAGTGGTCAAGTACGACCCCAACACCATCATGCTGCCCCTCCCCTTCTTCATCACGCAGTGCTGGTTCTTAGGAATCCTCCTCATCTTTACCTGGACCCTGTGGAGGTTTTTCATCCG TGACATCACACTCCGGTACAAAGAGACCCGTCGACGCAACCAGGAAGTCCCCACGGACCGAGAGCGTCCCCTCGGCAACGGCAACACAGCCACCCCGTCTGGACGCAGCAAACTGAACGGCAGCTCCGAGACGGTGCGGCTGAGGAAGTCCTGA
- the ptdss2 gene encoding phosphatidylserine synthase 2 isoform X2, with translation MTKPESKKSGMAAISSTGKCAASAAAAQVNNGLVEPDCPDHSTHIRANVMKQTSRESMNWRNTGVDCEVYDDGTNTFFWRAHTVTVLFILTCALVYVTLLEETPQDTAYNTKRGIVASILVFLCFGVTQAKDGPFTRPHPAYWRFWLCVTVVYELFLIFILFQTVHDGRQFMKYIDPKLGVPLPERDYGGNCLMYDPGNTTDPFHNIWDKMDGFVPAHFLGWYIKTLMIRDWWMCMIISVMFEFLEYSLEHQLPNFSECWWDHWIMDVLLCNGLGIYCGMKTLGWLSMKPYQWQGLWNIPTYKGKIKRIAFQFTPYSWVKFEWKPASNLRRWLAVLGIIFMFLLAELNTFYLKCVLWMPPEHYLVLLRLVFFVNVGGVAMREIYDFMDDPKFHKKLGQQAWLVAAITVTEFLIVVKYDPNTIMLPLPFFITQCWFLGILLIFTWTLWRFFIRNVQ, from the exons ATGACCAAGCCCGAGTCGAAGAAAAGCGGCATGGCGGCGATCAGCTCTACCGGCAAGTGCGCCGCATCCGCCGCCGCCGCGCAGGTCAACAACGGTCTGGTCGAGCCGGATTGTCCGGatcacagcacacacatcaGAGCTAATGTGATGAAGCAGACGTCCAGGGAGAGCATGAATTGGAGAAACACTGGAGTGGATTGTGAAGTCTATGACGACGGGACCAACACCTTTTTCTG GCGAGCCCATACTGTGACAGTGCTGTTCATTCTGACCTGTGCTCTGGTCTACGTCACGCTGCTGGAGGAGACACCCCAGGACACGGCCTACAACACTAAGAG AGGGATCGTGGCGAGCATCCTGGTGTTTCTCTGTTTTGGAGTGACGCAAGCCAAAGATGGGCCCTTCACCAGACCACATCCAG cTTACTGGAGGTTCTGGCTTTGCGTCACTGTCGTCTACGAGCTGttcctcatcttcatcctgTTTCAG ACGGTGCATGATGGACGACAGTTCATGAAGTACATTGACCCCAAGCTCGGGGTTCCCCTGCCCGAGCGTGACTATGGAGGAAACTGCCTCATGTACGACCCAGGCAACACCACCGACCCCTTCCACAACATCTGG GACAAGATGGATGGCTTTGTTCCAGCTCACTTCCTGGGATGGTATATCAAG aCTCTGATGATTCGTGATTGGTGGATGTGTATGATAATCAGTGTCATGTTTGAGTTCCTGGAGTACAGCCTGGAGCACCAGTTACCTAACTTCTCAGAGTGCTGGTGGGACCAT TGGATCATGGATGTGTTGCTGTGTAACGGTCTGGGGATCTACTGTGGCATGAAGACCCTGGGCTGGTTGTCCATGAAGCCCTACCAGTGGCAGGGCCTGTGGAACATCCCCACATACAA GGGTAAGATCAAGCGCATAGCGTTCCAGTTCACTCCGTACAGCTGGGTGAAGTTTGAGTGGAAGCCTGCTTCAAACCTCCGTCGCTGGCTTGCTGTGTTAGGCATTATCTTCATG TTCCTCCTGGCAGAGCTGAACACCTTCTACCTGAAGTGTGTGCTGTGGATGCCTCCTGAACACTACCTGGTGCTGCTTCGCCTCGTCTTTTTTGTTAATGTAGGAGGAGTAGCCATGAGGGAAATCTACGACTTCATGGACGACCC GAAGTTCCACAAGAAGCTTGGCCAGCAGGCGTGGCTGGTGGCCGCCATCACAGTCACCGAGTTCCTCATAGTGGTCAAGTACGACCCCAACACCATCATGCTGCCCCTCCCCTTCTTCATCACGCAGTGCTGGTTCTTAGGAATCCTCCTCATCTTTACCTGGACCCTGTGGAGGTTTTTCATCCG TAATGTCCAGTGA